One region of Rhizoctonia solani chromosome 9, complete sequence genomic DNA includes:
- a CDS encoding glycoside hydrolase family 61 protein gives MKFATIAAVLASAGAAMAHAKVRAVFINGVDQGNGEGSYIRAPPNNNPVKDLSSNDIICNVNNSPVPKTLEVKGGDQITFEWSHDNRGDDIIDASHKGPALVYVAPTSSNGQGNVWVKLYQEVYPNNQWATDKLIANKGHITITVPDLATGEYLFRPELVTLHEADTAFNVNSARGVQLYMECIQFKVTSSGSVKLPAGIDLKKSYTYSDKGLVFNLYGSDAKSYVAPGGAVSSIAVAGQLGIGPVPAAGSKPTTPQTSVASPKPTTVAQPTTAATSPTKMTTVTLKPTTTAAPGGSAGTVAKYGQCGGQGYTGATQCASGSTCKVNNEWYSQCL, from the exons ATGAAGTTCGCTACTATCGCTGCTGTCCTCGCTTCCGCTGGTGCCGCCATGGCTCACGCTAAAGTCCGCGCTGTCTTCATTAACG GCGTTGACCAAGGCAACGGTGAAGGCTCCTACATCCGTGCACCCCCCAACAACAACCCGGTCAAGGACTTGTCCTCCAATGACATCATCTGCAATGTGAACAACTCTCCTGTTCCCAAGACTCTCGAGGTCAAGGGAGGTGACCAGATTACCTTTGAAT GGTCTCACGACAACCGAGGTGACGACATCATTGATGCTAGCCACAAGGGACCTGCCTTGGTCTACGTTGCTCCTACCTCGTCCAACGGTCAAGGAAACGTCTGGGTCAAGCTCTACCAGGAGGTCTACCCCAACAACCAATGG GCTACCGACAAGCTCATCGCTAACAAGGGTCACATCACCATTACCGTGCCCGACTTGGCGACTGGAGAGTACCTGTTCCGTCCTGAGCTTGTGACTCTTCACGAGGCAGACACTGCGTTCAACGTGAACTCTGCACGTGGTGTGCAGCTGTACATGGAGTGCATTCAGTTCAAGGTGACGTCGAGCGGATCTGTGAAGCTGCCTGCTGGGATCGACCTGAAGAAGTCGTACACGTACTCGGACAAGGGGCTCGTCTTCAACTTGTACGGTTCCGACGCCAAGTCTTATGTCGCTCCCGGCGGTGCTGTCTCGTCGATCGCCGTCGCTGGCCAGCTCGGAATCGGCCCTGTTCCGGCTGCCGGCAGCAAGCCTACCACTCCCCAGACTAGCGTCGCGTCTCCCAAGCCTACCACTGTCGCCCAGCCCACCACTGCTGCCACTAGCCCCACCAAGATGACCACTGTTACCCTTAAACCTACTACCACTGCTGCTCCTGGCGGATCTGCTGGCACAGTTGCCAAGTATGGCCAGTGCGGTGGCCAAGGCTACACTGGTGCCACTCAGTGCGCCTCTGGCTCTACTTGCAAGGTCAACAACGAGTGGTACTCTCAGTGCCTCTAA
- a CDS encoding sulfate anion transporter has translation MASHERGRLGAMPEVIVTDEHSEHEDETMSGRSPQLGLSFQARRSSFTYTSSHSASLSVRMSDTPDRIRAASAHLSSLFTPHSPSDVPRIATSAHLLGTSLGKAREGVAPLDTLSPMQEVDEEQMVGIGVTTAGPALSLSPPKRGSPTGPSGLSRLIAGERERSRSRAREGGAQSPIDTDRDIEVGGSSQGTIHSPPVSVPQEHTNLLTGTGARPAYGAIRSSTEETITMTDALPTSSPPSIPPKLSWKAARTLACSKFQEYSSPENIKSTLSLVITSIPAVILGMLLNVLDGVSYGMIIFPAGDIFLGFGGLGVSMFFVTTFIAQMVYTFGGSAFDGANGSMMIEVVPFFHMLTTGIVAHVGEENPKVIIATTMVAFCLSSVLTGLTFLLLGLFRLGVIIGFFPRHILVGCIGGVGIFLIETGLEVAAGINEEGGFQYNLETFKLYFMNARNLSLWLPAFGLAILLRIITHRFHHQLIFPMYFIGIGVIFYIVVAAVGVDIQSLRSGGWVFDVGGSTEPWWHFYTYFDFRQTSWSAIWAGMPTQLALLFFNILHPPLNVPALAVSLNEDSIDTNRELTAHGISNLLAGFTGTVPNYLVYVNTLLFYRVGGGTRVAGFLLACSSVLLLFIGTGPISYIPVMVVGALIFVLGLDLVKESVWDTRHRVSTSEYITIIAIMLCMSVYDFVIGVLFGIVLACKPSPTQPVFPFQVSPAPQGFFFVVQNSRRQCIRALYYGDTSMSTVRRPSAHRQFIREAACQTAILRLQGMIFFGSVTYVESTIRQLIDIANWNKRPIRFLVVDLALVGGLDMSSAEAFVRIQRLLSVKRVTLILCGVQANSPVGKALQQVDLWADRGTGVEVFGTLNEAMEWTENVYLRAWFTSLKWRKEETQSEPAPRPVERESAAKLPFVLGASYINSPRRSHLVNAGERLMAGADDGSGTASSTQEEPTAPREPTFSLLKTFSSHTNDAELMNNLAAYFTRVELQAGDVLWRQGDQPDGLYVIESGVLQANYDFAAHSAPVQESMTAGTLAGELSALSGSPRNATVVAERASVVWKLSTNDFERLEREQSDVAKAFVRLVLKAAKTDYDVLLSAHSGVNNPSRHPHFGGHFGNELRVVAHEISNGNAPVVIVLATILAKPWNGLVTKHHSQDANPAHGNPWNN, from the exons ATGGCCTCCCACGAGCGAGGCAGACTGGGAGCAATGCCCGAAGTGATTGTGACCGACGAACACAGCGAACACGAAGACGAGACTATGTCCGGTCGATCGCCGCAGCTCGGATTATCTTT CCAAGCACGTCGTAGTTCGTTCACTTATACCTCTTCCCACTCGGCCTCGCTCTCTGTTCGTATGTCCGACACTCCAGACAGGATACGCGCAGCCTCGGCACATCTCAGCAGTCTTTTCACTCCCCATTCCCCCTCGGATGTCCCACGCATTGCCACTTCCGCACACCTTCTGggaaccagtctgggaaaggCACGTGAGGGCGTAGCACCGTTGGACACACTTTCACCGATGCAGGAGGTCGAtgaagagcagatggttggcATCGGAGTTACTACCGCTGGACCGGCCCTTTCGCTTTCACCCCCTAAACGAGGATCTCCGACTGGGCCGAGCGGGCTCTCCAGGCTCATTGCCGGCGAACGCGAGCGTAGTCGATCTCGTGCCAGAGAAGGCGGTGCTCAGAGCCCAATTGATACAGACAGAGACATCGAAGTCGGTGGATCCAGCCAGGGAACTATTCATTCTCCTCCTGTCTCTGTTCCTCAAGAGCATACCAATTTGTTGACTGGGACAGGAGCCAGGCCTGCTTATGGAGCTATACGGTCATCCACAGAAGAAACGATCACAATGACGGATGCATTGCCTACTTCATctcctccttccattcccccCAAACTTTCATGGAAGGCCGCACGCACGCTAGCCTGTTCCAAGTTTCAAGAGTACAGCTCACCCGAAAATATCAAGTCGACCCTTTCCCTCGTCATTACTTCTATACCCGCGGTGATACTTGGAATGCTACTCAACGTTCTCGATGGTGTTTCTTACGGC ATGATCATATTTCCCGCTGGCGACATCTTCCTGGGCTTTGGCGGTCTCGGAGTCTCCATGTTCTTTGTTAC AACGTTTATCGCCCAAATGGTGTATACGTTCGGTGGGAGTGCGTTTGATGGGGCGAATGGAAGCATGATGATTGAGGTCGTG CCATTCTTTCATATGCTCACAACCGGAATCGTCGCCCACGTCGGGGAAGAAAACCCAAAGGTCATTATTGCAACGACCATGGTCGCATTTTGTTTGAGCAGCGTATTGACTG GTCTTACCTTCTTGCTACTTGGTCTATTCCGCCTCGGTGTCATCATCGGTTTCTTCCCGCGCCATATTTTGGTAGGATGTATTGGTGGAGTAGGCATCTTCCTGATCGAAACTGG ACTTGAAGTAGCAGCCGGAATAAACGAAGAAGGTGGCTTCCAATACAATCTCGAAACGTTCAAACTGTACTTTATGAACGCACGAAACTTGTCGTTGTGGCTCCCTGCATTCGGGCTTGCAATCTTACTACGAATCATCACTCATCGTTTCCACCACCAACTCATTTTCCCTATGT ACTTTATTGGTATCGGAGTTATTTTCTATATCGTCGTGGCTGCCGTTGGTGTTGACATCCAATCGTTAAGAAGCGGCGGATGGGTGTTTGATGTAGGCGGTTCAACGGAACCGTGGTGGCATTTCTACACGTACTTTG ATTTCCGCCAAACGAGCTGGTCGGCCATCTGGGCTGGTATGCCGACTCAACTCGCGCTTCTGTTCTTCAACATCCTGCATCCACCGCTAAACGTCCCCGCTTTGG CTGTATCACTGAACGAAGATAGCATTGATACTAACCGGGAACTCACCGCTCATGGTATCTCCAATCTGCTGGCTGGATTTACGGGCACGGTCCCAAATTACTTGGTTTATGTGAATACCCTCTT GTTCTACCGCGTTGGAGGTGGAACACGCGTTGCAGGATTTTTGCTCGCTTGCAGTTCGGTCTTGCTCCTTTTCATTGGAACAGGACCGATCAGTTATATAC CCGTTATGGTCGTTGGCGCTCTGATTTTCGTTTTGGGGTTAGATCTAGTGAAGGAATCTGTTTGGGATACCCGCCACCGAGTTAGCACCTCGGAGTACATTACTATCATTGCTATTATGCTTTGCATG TCCGTCTATGACTTTGTGATTGGGGTTTTATTTGGGATCGTCCTTGCTTGTAAGCCCTCTCCCACCCAGCCTGTCTTTCCGTTCCAAGTCTCACCAGCTCCTCAAGGCTTCTTTTTCGTTGTACAAAATTCCCGGAGACAATGCATTCGCGCACTGTACTATGGCGACACATCCATGTCAACCGTTCGACGACCGAGTGCTCATCGACAGTTTATCCGAGAAGCTGCCTGCCAG ACGGCGATCCTTAGGTTGCAGGGCATGATCTTCTTCGGTAGTGTAACATATGTCGAAAGCACCATTCG GCAACTCATCGATATTGCCAACTGGAACAAACGTCCGATCAGGTTCCTCGTCGTTGACCTGGCGTTGGTGGGAGGTCTTGACATGTCCTCGGCCGAAGCGTTTGTGCGCATACAGAGACTCTTGTCCGTCAAACGTGTTACTCTTATTCTTTGCGGCGTGCAAGCCAACTCGCCTGTCGGCAAGGCCCTACAGCAAGTAGATCTGTGGGCCGATCGCGGGACCGGGGTTGAAGTGTTTGGGACACTCAATGAAGCTATGGAGT GGACTGAAAACGTGTATCTCCGGGCATGGTTCACTTCTCTCAAGTGGAGAAAGGAGGAAACGCAATCGGAGCCTGCCCCTC GTCCTGTGGAGCGTGAATCGGCCGCAAAGTTACCTTTTGTGCTAGGAGCCTCGTATATCAATTCACCGAGACGGTCGCATCTAGTAAATGCAGGAGAGCGGTTGATGGCTGGTG CAGACGACGGAAGCGGGACAGCGTCATCCACCCAAGAAGAACCCACTGCACCTCGAGAACCTACTTTTTCGCTTCTCAAGACGTTCTCATCTCACACAAACGATGCCGAACTTATGAACAACTTGGCTGCATACTTTACACGCGTGGAACTCCAAGCTGGAGATGTCCTATGGAGACAAGGGGACCAACCAGATGGATTATATGTGATCGAGAGTGGGGTCTTGCAAGCAAATTACGATTTCGCGGCCCATAGTGCACCGGTTCAAGAG TCGATGACCGCTGGCACGTTGGCGGGTGAACTTTCAGCGCTGTCCGGGTCGCCACGTAACGCAACAGTGGTTGCCGAGCGTGCGTCGGTGGTATGGAAATTAAGCACAAATGATTTTGAGCGATTGGAGAGGGAGCAGAGTGATGTGGCCAAGGCATTTGTTAGATTGGTATTGAAAGCTGCAAAGACGGATTACGATGTTCTCCTGTCAGCA CATTCGGGTGTCAACAACCCTTCCAGGCACCCTCATTTCGGGGGCCATTTCGGGAATGAATTACGCGTGGTCGCGCACGAAATTAGCAACGGGAATGCCCCTGTAGTCATTGTGTTAGCAACGATCCTCGCCAAGCCATGGAACGGTCTAGTCACTAAGCATCATTCTCAAGACGCAAATCCTGCTCATGGAAACCCATGGAATAACTGA
- a CDS encoding glycoside hydrolase family 61 protein has protein sequence MKFSTIAAVLASAGAAMAHAKVRAVFVNGVDQGNGENSYIRSPPNNSPVKDLSSNDIICNVNNAAVPKTLEVTAGDQITFEWSHDNRNDDIIDASHKGPALVYVAPTSSNGQGNVWVKLYQEVYPNNQWATDKLIANKGHITITVPDLEAGEYLFRPELVTLHEADTAFNVNSARGVQLYMECIQFKVTSSGSVKLPAGIDLKKSYTYSDKGLVYNLYNEDPKTYVAPGGAVSSIAVAGQLGIGPVPAAGSKPSSTAAAPSSTVAPATSAAPTTEASSAPTTTEAAPEPTSEPATTAAPVTSTRAPLPTSKMTTVTVRSSTVVPSATAPVETPSASSCPPAPAEGNSGAPVAKYYRCGGIGHTGSTTCETGSTCTVQNPYYSQCL, from the exons ATGAAATTCTCTACTATTGCTGCTGTTCTCGCTTCCGCTGGTGCCGCTATGGCTCATGCAAAGGTCCGCGCTGTATTTGTCAACG GCGTCGACCAGGGTAATGGCGAGAATTCCTACATTCGCTCGCCTCCGAACAACAGCCCTGTCAAGGATCTTTCATCTAACGATATCATTTGCAATGTGAACAACGCCGCCGTCCCAAAGACTCTCGAAGTCACTGCCGGTGACCAGATCACTTTCGAAT GGTCCCATGATAACCGGAACGACGATATCATTGATGCTAGCCACAAGGGACCTGCCTTGGTCTACGTTGCTCCTACCTCGTCCAACGGTCAAGGAAACGTCTGGGTCAAGCTCTACCAGGAGGTCTACCCCAACAACCAATGG GCTACCGACAAGCTCATCGCTAACAAGGGTCACATCACCATTACCGTGCCCGACTTGGAGGCTGGAGAGTACCTGTTCCGTCCTGAGCTTGTGACGCTTCACGAAGCAGACACTGCGTTCAACGTGAACTCTGCGCGTGGTGTGCAGCTGTACATGGAGTGCATTCAGTTCAAGGTGACGTCGAGCGGATCTGTGAAGCTGCCTGCTGGGATCGACCTGAAGAAGTCGTACACGTACTCGGACAAGGGCCTTGTGTACAATCTTTACAACGAAGACCCTAAGACCTACGTCGCTCCAGGTGGGGCTGTGTCGTCGATTGCTGTCGCTGGCCAGCTCGGCATCGGCCCTGTTCCCGCTGCTGGCAGCAAGCCCAGCTCGACTGCTGCTGCACCTAGCTCAACTGTTGCCCCTGCCACCTCGGCTGCTCCTACTACTGAGGCTTCCTCTGCTCCTACAACCACTGAAGCTGCACCCGAACCTACTTCTGAGCCCGCGACCACCGCTGCTCCGGTAACGAGCACCCGCGCTCCCCTTCCCACCAGCAAGATGACTACCGTCACTGTTCGTAGCAGCACCGTTGTTCCTAGCGCCACTGCTCCCGTCGAGACCCCTTCCGCTTCTTCCTgccctcctgctcctgctgaGGGAAACAGCGGCGCTCCAGTCGCCAAGTACTACCGCTGTGGTGGTATCGGCCACACTGGCTCGACTACATGCGAGACTGGCTCTACCTGCACTGTCCAAAACCCTTACTACTCCCAGTGTCTCTAA